In one window of Spartinivicinus marinus DNA:
- the sucC gene encoding ADP-forming succinate--CoA ligase subunit beta: protein MNLHEYQAKQLFAEYGLPVSKGYAVDTPEAAAEAADKIGGDKWVVKAQVHAGGRGKAGGVKLVSSKDEVQAFAANWLGKNLVTYQTDEKGQPVSKILVESCTDIDQELYLGAVVDRSTRRIVFMASTEGGVEIEKVAEETPEKILKAIVDPLVGAQPYQAREIAFQLGLNPAQIKQFTKIFLGLAKLFQDYDLALLEINPLVITSEGNLHCLDGKINIDGNAMYRQPKLKEMHDPSQEDAREAHAASWELNYVALDGNIGCMVNGAGLAMGTMDIVKLHGGAPANFLDVGGGATEERVAEAFKIILSDDNVKAVLVNIFGGIVRCDLIADGIIGAVKDVGVNVPVVVRLEGNNADLGAKRLAESGLDIIAATSLTDAAQQVVKAAEGK from the coding sequence ATGAATCTTCATGAGTATCAGGCGAAGCAATTATTTGCTGAGTATGGCCTGCCTGTCTCCAAAGGCTATGCGGTAGATACCCCCGAAGCAGCTGCTGAAGCCGCTGATAAAATCGGTGGTGACAAGTGGGTGGTTAAAGCGCAAGTTCACGCAGGTGGACGCGGTAAAGCCGGCGGCGTTAAGCTGGTTAGCTCTAAAGACGAAGTACAAGCCTTTGCAGCTAATTGGTTAGGTAAGAACCTAGTGACTTACCAAACAGACGAAAAAGGCCAGCCAGTCAGTAAAATTTTGGTGGAGTCTTGCACTGATATTGATCAGGAGCTGTATTTAGGTGCAGTGGTTGACCGCTCAACTCGCCGTATTGTTTTCATGGCTTCCACTGAAGGTGGCGTAGAGATTGAGAAAGTTGCTGAAGAAACCCCAGAAAAAATTCTGAAGGCAATTGTTGACCCATTAGTGGGTGCTCAGCCTTATCAAGCCCGTGAAATTGCTTTCCAATTGGGCTTAAATCCAGCTCAAATTAAGCAGTTCACCAAAATCTTCTTAGGCTTAGCCAAGCTATTCCAAGACTACGATTTAGCGCTGCTTGAAATTAACCCGCTGGTTATTACCTCTGAAGGTAACCTGCATTGCTTGGATGGCAAAATTAATATCGATGGTAACGCTATGTACCGTCAGCCTAAGCTAAAAGAAATGCATGACCCTTCACAGGAAGACGCCCGTGAAGCCCATGCAGCGTCTTGGGAGCTTAACTATGTTGCATTAGATGGCAACATTGGTTGTATGGTGAATGGTGCTGGTCTGGCGATGGGTACCATGGACATCGTTAAGCTGCACGGTGGTGCCCCAGCTAACTTCCTAGACGTGGGTGGCGGTGCAACTGAAGAGCGGGTTGCTGAAGCATTCAAAATTATCTTGTCTGACGACAATGTAAAAGCGGTTTTAGTGAATATTTTCGGCGGTATTGTTCGTTGTGACCTGATTGCTGACGGTATTATTGGCGCCGTTAAAGATGTTGGTGTCAATGTGCCAGTTGTCGTACGTCTTGAAGGTAACAATGCAGATTTGGGTGCTAAGCGCCTGGCTGAGAGTGGCCTGGATATTATTGCTGCTACCAGCTTGACCGATGCTGCCCAGCAAGTTGTTAAAGCCGCGGAGGGTAAATAA